The genomic stretch GAACAAAGGCCGCAATCGTCAAGGCGAGGGCAAACAGGCGCCAGGTTCGGCGCTCGCCGCCGAGCAACCCAAGTTGTACGAGGGCGGCGGTCAGGTAGAGCCCAAGGGCGCCTTGGAGCGGGTACAGGGATTCTAGGGATATCATGATGGCGGTGTCTTCTCCTTTGAGCGGGGGAGAGGCCTGCCCCCTGAGGATTCCTAAAGGTCAATCGAGGCCGAATCGTTTCATTTTGCGCCACAGGGTGCTTTTGTTGATGCCGAGCGCTTCGGCGGCTTCCCCTTTTCGGCCACCGCACTGGGCCAGCACCTGCAGGATGTGGTTCCTCTCGGCTTCTTCCATGGCTAGCGGTTTGCCCTCGCCGGTCTGGGACGGGACGGGCGCCATGCCGCCCAAAAGGAGGGTGTCCGGGCCGAGAGTGTCGTCCCGGGTCAGAATCAGGGCCCGCTCGATGATATTCTCCAGTTCGCGCACATTGCCGGGAAAGACGTATCCCTGCAGACGGGCCAGCCCCTCGGGACTGATGTCCCTGACGCGGGGATTGATGTGGCGGTACTTTTCGAGGAAATGGCCGGCCAGCAGAGGGATATCCTCGCCTCGTTCCCGCAAGGGGGGGATATGCAGGGTCACAACGCTGAGTCGGTAGTAGAGGTCGCTGCGGAAGAGGTCGCTGCGGGCGGCTTCGGCCAGATCGATGTTGGTAGCGGCAATGAGGCGCACATCGACGGGGACGGGGCGACTGCTGCCGACGGGATGAACGAGGCGCTCCTGCAGAACGCGCAGCAGCTTGACCTGGAAGTTGGCGTTGGTGGTGCCGATCTCGTCCAGCAGCAGGGTGCCCTTGTCGGCCAGCTCGAAATAGCCGCTACGCCGGGCCGTGGCGCCGGTAAAGGCCCCTTTTTCGTGACCGAAGAGTTCGCTTTCGAGCACCCCTTCGGCCAGGGCGCCGCAATTCACGGGGACGAAGGCCTCTTCGACCCGCGGGCTGTGCCGGTGGATAAAGCGAGCCAGCACCTCCTTGCCAACCCCCGTCTCTCCCTGAATGAGGACGTTGCTGTCCGTCATCGCCACCCGGCGCGCCAGCTCCAGCAGCTCTTCCATGCGGGCGTTGCGGGTCAGGGGGGTACCCTGTTCCTGTCCGCGCTGCCGTTCCTGCCGCAGGCGATCGACCTGGTTTTCCAACGCCCGCTCCTTGAGGGCGCGCGCGATGCGCATCTGCACGTCATCGGGCTCGAAGGGTTTGGCGATATAGTCGTAGGCTCCCTTTTTGACAGCGGCGACGGCGTTGTCGAGGGAGGAAAAGCCGGTGATGATAAAGACGATGATGGCCGGGTTGATTTCATGGGCTTTGGCCATCAGCTCAAAGCCGTTGAGTCCAGGCATCTTGAGGTCCGTAAGGAGCAGGTCGGTTCCCTGACTGCGGAGATGGCGCAGGCCATCTTCACTGTTGGTATAAGTGCTGACCCGGTAGTTTTCGTTCAGCATGCGTTCCAGAATGCGACAGGTCAGCGGGTCGTCATCGACGACCAGAATGCGGATTTTGTCACTCATGGTCAATACATTCCCTTGGGCAGTCGCACGGTGAAGGTCGCCCCGTGGCCCGGCGTCGATTCCACCTCGATGGTCCCCCCCTGGCTCCGTACGATTCCGTAGCTCACCGACAGGCCAAGTCCCGTGCCTTTGCCCACTTCCTTGGTGGTGAAGAAGGGGTCGAAAATCTTGCGCAGGTTTTCGGCGGGGATGCCGCTCCCCTCGTCGCGGATGTGTACCGTCAGCCGCTGTCCTTCGTCGGCGCAGCTGATGTGCACCGTGCCGCCGTCGGGCATGGCGTCGAAGGCGTTAAGCAGCAGATTGACGAAAACCTGCTGAATCTGGTGGCCGTCCACCCGCACGTAGGGAAAGCTGGAATCGGGGGTGTAGTCGATGCGGATATTCCCCTTCTCACGACGGATACGCACCAGGCCCAGCGCTTCTTCGAGCAATGCGTTGATGTCCTGCAAGGCCAGGTTGGGATGCTGTTTGCGGGCGAAGCTGAGCAGGCCGCCGATGATGCGGCTGCACTTGCCAGTCTGGTCGGTGATGTCGGCCAGGTCCTGGCGTAGAGCGACGCTGTCCAGGTTGCCGCTGTCCAGCTCCTTGCCTGCCAGGCTGGCCAGCGCCTGGATATTGCCGAGAGGGGTATTGAGTTCATGGGCGAGGCCTGCAGCCATTTCTCCCACCGAGGCGAGTTTTTCCGTATGGCAGATCTGCTGCTCGATACGGGCCTGTTCTTCCAGGTTGCTCTGCAGGGTGTCGGCCATGCGGTTGATTTCGTCGGCGAGAAAACCGACCTCGTCACGGCTGTCGATACGGATGCGATGACCCAGATCCTGGCTCAGGCGGTGGGTGCCGTCGATGACCGCCTGGAGGGGGCGGGTGAGCGAACGGGCGTAGAAGCCGGCGGCCACGACAGTGAAAAGCAGCACCACGGCGGTGGAGAGGAAGATGCGCTGCTTCAGAGTCGATAGTGGGGCGAGAAAAAAATCGCGGCTGGCGTTGACCACCACCACCCAGCCATGGCGAGGGTCGTCATAGGGGGAGTAGAAGCGGTGGGCGAGGATATCCCCCGTGTCGGGGTGAAAGGTCACCCCTTGTGGTTCGGACATCCAGGCGGCGGTGATTTCGGCCGGAAATTGCTGGAAAGCCGTGATGTCGCTGCCGGTCTGGTTGCCAAATTGGCAGGTGCTGTCCTGATGAAAGAGGTAGATGCCGTTGCGCGCCGGCTGGTCGAGATTGCGCTCGACCAGAAAAGCGGCGCCCTCTTGCGGCGAGATCAGCTGGTTGATGAGGCTGCCGGCTGTGTCCCCCCAGACGTTGATGATGATGGCGCCGGCGCGGCGGCCATCCGGCAAAAACAACGGCGTCGAGAAGCGCACCATGGCCGGACACCAGTATTCTTCCCCCTCGACCTTGCCGCGCTCCATGTTGGAGATCCAGACCTCTCCCTGTTGCAGCACCATGGTTCCCTGGAAAAAATCCCGGTTCTTGAGTGATTCCACCAACGGCGGCCCTTGGGTTGCGCCTTTGTTCTTCTGCGGCGGGATGACCACGCCTTCACGGACCTTGACCAGGACGTTTCCGTCTTCATCGAGCAGGCGGATAGCCTGGATGCTGGGGTCGAGCTGCTGAAAGTCGAGGAAACTCTCCTCCAGGCGGCCGAGAACTTCGGACCAGGCTGCCGCCTTCCCCTCGGTGCGCCAGCGCAGATAGTTGTGGACACCCGGGGTGGCGGTGATCGTCATGAGAGTGGTTTTGGAGCGCCCGACCAGCTGTTGCAGACTGTGGACGGAATGATCGGCCAGCTCGCCGATCTGCCGGGTGCTGTTGCCGCGCAGAATATCGGCGGTGGCGGTGAGGGTGAGCACCGTGAACAGGAGGAGCGAAGGGATGGCCAGGCCGAGCATGGCCAGCAGGGTCTTGCGGCTGATGGTCAGTCTTCTCATGCAGGTGCCTCGTATCGGTCGAGCGGTAAAGGGTTGCAAGGATTGCAAAATGCAATCTCATGCTGCCCCAATTGCAATGCAAAATGCAATATTTAAATTCGCTGGCCAAGGTAGTGCAATTGAAATCCCTTCAATACCAAGTAGTTGGAAAGAATTGAGGGGATGGCACGTCTTCTGAATGAAGTATTAGGTAAGGAAACCGCCCGGAGATTCTGCCAAACCGGGAAAACAGCGCTATAATCATTAACATCGTCTTATTGTTTAGCCGTACGATCAAAAAGGAGGCTCCCGTGTCCAATGTCAGAAGAATTTTCGTCAAGCGTCTCGGGGCGGTGGTGGCCGCGGCGGCTGCGACCGTGGCTACCGTCAGCCCGGCCCGGGCATTTTCCACCCGTAACCCGGGACGTGACGCCAAGGATCCCCGCTATGTCGGGCAGGAAGGCAAACGCTGGGGGATGGTCATCGACCTCTCCAAGTGCATCGGTTGTCAGGCCTGCACGGCGGCCTGCAAGGCGGAAAACACCATCCCCGATCGGGTCTTCCGCACCTGGGTGCCGGAATACGAGCTGGGACGCTACCCCAGGGTGCGCAAGGCTTTTCTGCCACAGCTCTGCAACCACTGCGAAAAACCCTCCTGCGTTTCGGTCTGCCCCACCGGCGCCACCTTTGCCCGTAAGGACGGTGTCGTCGTGGTCGACAGCAAAATCTGCTGGGGTTGCGGCTACTGTCTTAACGCCTGTCCTTACGACAAGCGCTATTTCAATCCCCTGACCCAGGTCGCCGACAAGTGCACCTACTGCGCCCACCGCATCGACGAAGGACTGCTTCCGGCCTGCGTCGAGTCCTGTGTCGGCGGCGCCCGCATCTTCGGTGATCTCAACGATCCTAAAAGCGAGGTGTCCCGTCTGGTCTCCAGCGCCCCGAGCGCGGTGCTCAATCCCGCCTCCGGCACGCGACCCCAGACCTACTACCGGAACCTGGCCGGCGAGTTGCAGGCGCAACCGCCGGGACCGCCGATCCTGGATGATCTGGCTCGCAAGCGCGACGGCCTGCCCGCCGCCGAATGGACGACCAAGGCTTAGGAGGCACCCTCATGGATATGATGCAGACCGTCAATACCCTCGCGTCGATCACCCCGGCCCGGCCCTGGGGGCTCGATATTCCCAACTACTTCTGGTTCACCGGCAGCAGCGCCGCCGCCTTCATCGTGTCGAGCTTCGCTCACGTTTTCGGCATGAAGAAGTTCAAGCCCATTGCCGGTTTTTCCCTGCTGGTCGCCTTTGTGCTGCTGGTGGCGGCGCCGCTGAACCTCATCGATGATCTGCGCCAGCCCGGGCGCCTGATCAACTTTTTCCTCTACGGCTGGGAGAATTTCGGGACCTCGCCGATGAAATGGGGGGTGCTGCTGCTGGCGGCCTATCCCATCCTCATTCTGGCCGAGGCCCTGGTGCTCTACCGCCCCTTTCTGGTGCGGCGGCTCCAGGAGGCAAACAGCGGCCTGAGCCGTGCCTTTTTTAAGGCCATGACCCTGGGACGCACTGACCTGTCGGAGGAGGCCCTGCACAAGGATGAACGCTTAGGCTTCATCCTCGGTGCCGTTGGCATCCCGCTGGCCCTGTGCGTGCACGGCTACACCGGCTATATCCTCGGCGTCGTCCACTCCAGTCCTCTGTGGCACACGCCGCTGATGCCGATCCTGTTCCTCGCCTCGGCCATGGTCTCAGGCACCGGGCTGCTGCTGGTGCTGCTGCCGGTGGCCCAACGTTTCTTCACCGCGACGGGGCGAATCGACGGGGAAGTGATGACCGCCCTGGCTCGCCTGCTCGGCTGGTCCATCATCATCGACCTGGTGGTGCGCTTCTTCTGGCTGACATTCGCCGTCGCCTTCAACAGCGCTGAACGCTACCGGCTGATGGACTTTTTCAGCCATCACTTCCACGAGATCGTCTGGGTGGAATATGTCCTCTGTCTGTTGATCCCCATGGTCATCGCCTTTTCCCGCCTCGGCCGAAAACTGCCCTGGCAGGTCGCCATCGGCCTGGTGGCGGCGGCGGGCGTCTGGCTGTTCCGCTGGAACACGGTCATCGGCGGCCAGACCATCGGCAAGACGACGGCGGGGCTGCTCAGCTACCATCCCCACCTCTTCGGCGCCGGCAGTGTCGGGGCGGTGGTGGCCAACTGGCTGCTCTTTGTGGCCCTGCTCTGCGCTGTCCTGCTGGTTTTCCCCTGGGATGAAGAGATGGATCGTCATTACGGAAAGGAACTGGAGTCATGAAACAGAGCCGACGGAAATTCCTCAAGATCACGGGGCTGGCCACGGCGGCCGGCGCCGCTGTAGGTTATAGCGACACCCTGACGGCCGCGGCGCGCCTGAGCCGGCGGGGCAACCCGGCACCCGACGCCATCTACGGCAATGCCCCCGCGCCCGAGGCCCGCATCGACGCAGATGGCCAGGTGAAGCCCAATGCCGATTTTACCGTGGCCAGTACCGTGTGTATCGGTTGCACGACCCAGTGCGGCGTGCGGGTCAAGGTGGACAACAAGAGCGGCACGGTGGTGCGGGCGGCCGGCAATCCCTATCATCCTCTGTCCAGCGATCCCTGGCTCCCCTATGAGACCCCTCTGCGCGACAGCCTGCGCTGGACCTCGAACTACGGCGAAAGCGGCCTGGAGAACCGCTCGACGGCCTGCGCCCGCGGCAACGTCGTCTTCGACAAGATTCACGACAAATTCCGGGTCCTCACCCCGCTGAAGCGGGCGGGCAAGCGCGGCGAGGACAAATGGATCCCCATCTCGCCCGAGCAGCTCATCGAGGAGGTGGTCGGTGGCGGCGACCTCTTTGGCGAAGGGCATGTAGACGGTCTGGCGGCCATCCGTGATCTGGAGACGCCCATCGATCCGGCCAATCCCGAATACGGCACCGTCGCCAACCAGTTGGGCATTCTGGGGACCACCGACGAAGGGCGTAAGGATTTCATGGTCTTTCGCTTTTTGCAGGCCTTTGGCAGCAAAAATTTCTCGGGCCACTCTTCCATTTGCGGCCTCTCCATGCGGGCCGGCAACGCCGCCTTTTTGAGCGACTTCAATAAATATCCTCATCTCAAGCCGGATTTTGAGCACTGCGAGTATCTCATCAACTTCGGCACCTCGCCCGGGCAGGCGGGCAATCCCTTCAAGCGCCAGGGTAAGCTGCTGGCCCGGGCCCGCAGCGAAGGTAACTTGCATTACGTTACCGTGACCCCCATGCTCACCAACAGCGACAGCATCGCCGCCGGTGAGCGCTCCCGCTGGCTGCCTATTCGTCCGGGCGGCGACCTTGCCCTGGCCATGGGGATGATCCGCTGGATTATCGACAACAACCGGCACAACAGCGCCTATCTCAGTGTGCCAAGCAAGGCCTCGATGGAGCGGGTGGGCGAGCCGAGCTTCACCAATGCCAGCCATCTGGTTGTGGTCGCCCCGGGCCATCCCCTCGAAGGACGTATGCTCAAGGCCTCCGATGAGGCCGAGAAGGAGGACGTTCTGGTCATAGACGGCATTGATGGTCAACTCAAGACGGCGGACCAAGTCGATGCGGCCCGCCTGGAGGTGGATGAGACGATCGTCTATCAGGGCGAGCAGCTGGCGGTGAAGTCGTCCTTTACCCTGCTCAAGGAATCGGCCTTCCGCTTTACGCTGGATGAGTACGCCAGGGAGTCGGGTATCCCGGCCGAGGAGATTGCCGAGCTGGCCCATGAGTTTACCAGCCACGGCCGCAAAGTCGCCGTTGACTGCCATGGCAACACCATGCACACGACCGGTTTCTACACCACCTGGGCCATCTTGTCCCTGTCGGCCCTGGTGGGGAGCCTCAACTACCAGGGGGGGATGAGTGCCGGCGGCGGCAAGTTCAAGGATATGAAGGGCGCCGCTTACGATCTCACGGCTTATCCCGGTAAACCCAAGCAACCCGGCATCCGTATCGACCGTACCCGCATCGCCTATGAAAAGACCAGTGAGTTCAAGCGCAATCAGGCCTCTGGCCAGCCCTATCCGGCCAAGGATCAGTGGTATCCGTTTACCAACGCCATTGAGACGGGGCTGATCACCGGCTCGATCAATCGTTATCCCTATCCGCTCAAGGCGCTGATCAGCTGGAACGCCAACTTCGTCTATGGTGAATCGGGCGGGGAGAACACGTTAGTTGAGGCCCTCAAAGATCCCAAGGCCTCCATCCCCCTGATTATCGCTATCGACCCCTTTATCAACGAATCTTCCCGACTGGCCGATTACATCGTCCCCGACAGCGTGCTCTACGAAACCTGGGGCGAACTCAACCCCTGGGGGGCCTGGCTGACCAAGACCAATGCCGTGCGTTACCCCGTGGTGGCGCCGCGCCAGGTGGCTTTCGCCAACGGTGAACCGGTGTGCATGGACAGTTTCGTCATCGAAGTGGGCAAGAAACTTGGTCTCCCCGGGTTCGGACCCAAGGCCATCAAGGCCGCCGACGGCAGCCTGCACCCGCTGGAGCGCCCCGAAGACTTCTATCTGCGTCTCTTCGAGAATGTCGCCCTGGACGGCAAGCCGGTCCCCGATGCCGATGATGAAGAGATCCGCCTGGCTGGCCTGCAGGACTATGTGCCGCGTCTGCGCCGGGTCAGCCCGCAGAACTGGCGCAAGATCGCCTATGTGATGGCCCGCGGCGGCCGCTTCGAAGGAAAGGAAGGGGCCTACAAGGGGGCCCATCTGGCCAAGAAGTATGGGGGAATGATCAGCGTCTACAACGAGATCGTCGGCACCAGCCGCAGCGCCCTGACGGCGGAGAAATACAGCGGCGTTCCCACCTTTTACGCCGCGCGACTGGTCAAAGGCGAGCCTCTGGCCAAACGCTATCCCCGGGCGGAATATCCGCTGACGGCCTTCAGTTTCAAGTCCAACGTGGTCTCCACCCCCAATACGGCCTCGTCTCGCCTGCGGGACCTGCGCTACACCAGTACCATCGATATCGCCGCCCGCACGGCCGAAAGCCTGGGGTTTGCCCATGGCGATGTCGTCGAGCTGACCTCTCCCGGCGGGCGTATCGAGGGGCTTTTGCGGGTGCGTGAAGGGATGCATCCGGAGGCCATCGGCGTCGAACACGGCTTCGGCCGCAGCGGCGAAGGGGCGATAACCGTGCAGATCGGCCAGGAGACTCTGGAAGGATTGCGCTTCCGCAAGAGCGGCGCCTGTATCAACCTGCTGGGCTTTGCCGATCCCGATCGGCCTGGACAGATTGCCCTGTCCGACTTTGCCGTCGGTTCCAACTCACGTCAGGTGATTCCGGTGCGCATTCGCAAGCTGTCGGCCTGAGGTCGTTAGCACCGTCTGCTATGTCTGCGTAAAAATTTGGCCCCCTCATGCCTTGGCGCATGCAGGGGGCCAAATTTATGTAAAGGTGGGAAGAGCTGCTGGTGTCGGCACCCTTAACGGGCAAAGACCCTTTTCAGCAGGTCGGTGGTGCGGGCGGCGGGGTTGGCGCGGATCTCCTTTTCCTCGGCGGCCAGCATGGTGAAAAGGCCGTTCAGCCCCTGCTCGGCAACATAATCGTCGAGATTGAAATTGGATTTGGGCGTCAGGGGAAGAGCGTTGTAGGTAGTCATGAGCTGGTTGTACTGCTGGTAGAGGCCCACCTCGCCCATCTTAGCCTGAATGATGGGCAAAAAACGCCCGTGCAGTTCGTCGGAGGTTTGCGCCCGAAAGTAGTCGGTCGCGGCGGTGTCGCCACCGCGCAGAATGCCGAGGGCGTCGCTGAGGGTCATCCGGGAGACGGCATTGAGGAGGACGGGTTTGGCTTCGGCGGTGGCCTTTTCGGCGGCGCGGTTCATGGCCAGCTCCATGGCGTCGACCTGGCTGGCGAAACCGATAGTCCGCAGGGTGGTGGCCATGGTGGTCAGTTCGGGCGGCATGGCGATGCGAATGAGCTGGTTGCCCCAGAAACCGTCGGGCTGGGAGGTG from Desulfuromonas sp. KJ2020 encodes the following:
- a CDS encoding sigma-54 dependent transcriptional regulator gives rise to the protein MSDKIRILVVDDDPLTCRILERMLNENYRVSTYTNSEDGLRHLRSQGTDLLLTDLKMPGLNGFELMAKAHEINPAIIVFIITGFSSLDNAVAAVKKGAYDYIAKPFEPDDVQMRIARALKERALENQVDRLRQERQRGQEQGTPLTRNARMEELLELARRVAMTDSNVLIQGETGVGKEVLARFIHRHSPRVEEAFVPVNCGALAEGVLESELFGHEKGAFTGATARRSGYFELADKGTLLLDEIGTTNANFQVKLLRVLQERLVHPVGSSRPVPVDVRLIAATNIDLAEAARSDLFRSDLYYRLSVVTLHIPPLRERGEDIPLLAGHFLEKYRHINPRVRDISPEGLARLQGYVFPGNVRELENIIERALILTRDDTLGPDTLLLGGMAPVPSQTGEGKPLAMEEAERNHILQVLAQCGGRKGEAAEALGINKSTLWRKMKRFGLD
- a CDS encoding sensor histidine kinase, whose product is MRRLTISRKTLLAMLGLAIPSLLLFTVLTLTATADILRGNSTRQIGELADHSVHSLQQLVGRSKTTLMTITATPGVHNYLRWRTEGKAAAWSEVLGRLEESFLDFQQLDPSIQAIRLLDEDGNVLVKVREGVVIPPQKNKGATQGPPLVESLKNRDFFQGTMVLQQGEVWISNMERGKVEGEEYWCPAMVRFSTPLFLPDGRRAGAIIINVWGDTAGSLINQLISPQEGAAFLVERNLDQPARNGIYLFHQDSTCQFGNQTGSDITAFQQFPAEITAAWMSEPQGVTFHPDTGDILAHRFYSPYDDPRHGWVVVVNASRDFFLAPLSTLKQRIFLSTAVVLLFTVVAAGFYARSLTRPLQAVIDGTHRLSQDLGHRIRIDSRDEVGFLADEINRMADTLQSNLEEQARIEQQICHTEKLASVGEMAAGLAHELNTPLGNIQALASLAGKELDSGNLDSVALRQDLADITDQTGKCSRIIGGLLSFARKQHPNLALQDINALLEEALGLVRIRREKGNIRIDYTPDSSFPYVRVDGHQIQQVFVNLLLNAFDAMPDGGTVHISCADEGQRLTVHIRDEGSGIPAENLRKIFDPFFTTKEVGKGTGLGLSVSYGIVRSQGGTIEVESTPGHGATFTVRLPKGMY
- the dsrO gene encoding sulfate reduction electron transfer complex DsrMKJOP subunit DsrO; its protein translation is MSNVRRIFVKRLGAVVAAAAATVATVSPARAFSTRNPGRDAKDPRYVGQEGKRWGMVIDLSKCIGCQACTAACKAENTIPDRVFRTWVPEYELGRYPRVRKAFLPQLCNHCEKPSCVSVCPTGATFARKDGVVVVDSKICWGCGYCLNACPYDKRYFNPLTQVADKCTYCAHRIDEGLLPACVESCVGGARIFGDLNDPKSEVSRLVSSAPSAVLNPASGTRPQTYYRNLAGELQAQPPGPPILDDLARKRDGLPAAEWTTKA
- the nrfD gene encoding NrfD/PsrC family molybdoenzyme membrane anchor subunit; this encodes MDMMQTVNTLASITPARPWGLDIPNYFWFTGSSAAAFIVSSFAHVFGMKKFKPIAGFSLLVAFVLLVAAPLNLIDDLRQPGRLINFFLYGWENFGTSPMKWGVLLLAAYPILILAEALVLYRPFLVRRLQEANSGLSRAFFKAMTLGRTDLSEEALHKDERLGFILGAVGIPLALCVHGYTGYILGVVHSSPLWHTPLMPILFLASAMVSGTGLLLVLLPVAQRFFTATGRIDGEVMTALARLLGWSIIIDLVVRFFWLTFAVAFNSAERYRLMDFFSHHFHEIVWVEYVLCLLIPMVIAFSRLGRKLPWQVAIGLVAAAGVWLFRWNTVIGGQTIGKTTAGLLSYHPHLFGAGSVGAVVANWLLFVALLCAVLLVFPWDEEMDRHYGKELES
- a CDS encoding molybdopterin-dependent oxidoreductase, with protein sequence MKQSRRKFLKITGLATAAGAAVGYSDTLTAAARLSRRGNPAPDAIYGNAPAPEARIDADGQVKPNADFTVASTVCIGCTTQCGVRVKVDNKSGTVVRAAGNPYHPLSSDPWLPYETPLRDSLRWTSNYGESGLENRSTACARGNVVFDKIHDKFRVLTPLKRAGKRGEDKWIPISPEQLIEEVVGGGDLFGEGHVDGLAAIRDLETPIDPANPEYGTVANQLGILGTTDEGRKDFMVFRFLQAFGSKNFSGHSSICGLSMRAGNAAFLSDFNKYPHLKPDFEHCEYLINFGTSPGQAGNPFKRQGKLLARARSEGNLHYVTVTPMLTNSDSIAAGERSRWLPIRPGGDLALAMGMIRWIIDNNRHNSAYLSVPSKASMERVGEPSFTNASHLVVVAPGHPLEGRMLKASDEAEKEDVLVIDGIDGQLKTADQVDAARLEVDETIVYQGEQLAVKSSFTLLKESAFRFTLDEYARESGIPAEEIAELAHEFTSHGRKVAVDCHGNTMHTTGFYTTWAILSLSALVGSLNYQGGMSAGGGKFKDMKGAAYDLTAYPGKPKQPGIRIDRTRIAYEKTSEFKRNQASGQPYPAKDQWYPFTNAIETGLITGSINRYPYPLKALISWNANFVYGESGGENTLVEALKDPKASIPLIIAIDPFINESSRLADYIVPDSVLYETWGELNPWGAWLTKTNAVRYPVVAPRQVAFANGEPVCMDSFVIEVGKKLGLPGFGPKAIKAADGSLHPLERPEDFYLRLFENVALDGKPVPDADDEEIRLAGLQDYVPRLRRVSPQNWRKIAYVMARGGRFEGKEGAYKGAHLAKKYGGMISVYNEIVGTSRSALTAEKYSGVPTFYAARLVKGEPLAKRYPRAEYPLTAFSFKSNVVSTPNTASSRLRDLRYTSTIDIAARTAESLGFAHGDVVELTSPGGRIEGLLRVREGMHPEAIGVEHGFGRSGEGAITVQIGQETLEGLRFRKSGACINLLGFADPDRPGQIALSDFAVGSNSRQVIPVRIRKLSA
- a CDS encoding DUF4197 domain-containing protein, which produces MRPSVFLSLCSLILLVLLAGCAEMTGGELAGNVLRALSTNGAGSDMDEATIAAGLKEALTVGSERAVAATSQPDGFWGNQLIRIAMPPELTTMATTLRTIGFASQVDAMELAMNRAAEKATAEAKPVLLNAVSRMTLSDALGILRGGDTAATDYFRAQTSDELHGRFLPIIQAKMGEVGLYQQYNQLMTTYNALPLTPKSNFNLDDYVAEQGLNGLFTMLAAEEKEIRANPAARTTDLLKRVFAR